One Algoriphagus sp. Y33 genomic window, AGATAAATCGCGGAATTATCCAAAGTATCTTCCTCAGCCAAAACATAGTGCAAGAATTCACCATTCTTCGAAAACCCATAAGACTTCACCCGTTCAAAATCATAGGTGACAGAACCGTCCAGTTTTCGTACAGTAAGGGTTGTTCCATCTGTTTTCTTCAGCTTTTCGGCCTTAACTGTAGAATCTGCTTCCACATCTTTTTCCTCTTTGGCTTTTTCTTTCTTTTCCTTTTCAAAATGAATAGCAATCCAGCTACCCGCCTTCTCCGGTGTCGCAAAAGATTTTACCCTGGGGAGTTTTTCCAGCTGATTTTCAGCCATATTATAGATAAAAAGACTATCTGTAGGCAAATCCTCCTTCTTCGTCTTTTTCAATTTCAATACATGTACAGAGTCTTTCTGAGGCAGTATCTTGCCTACCGCAAAAGCATCATCTGCAGAAAACACCAAGGAGGATCCACGCAAAATAATCCGGCGACTCGAAGGATCATTGAATGACAAAATCTCAATACGTCCATCTCCGTCCTGGGGAGACACTTGATATCCCACCCATTTTCCATCTTTGGATATTTTCTCCGAAGCCAGCCTTTCCCAGCCGTCATAATCTTCGTGAGTCAGCGCCCTTTTCTGCTGGGCAATAAGCATTTGCGAACCTATGAGCAGTAAGCCCAATAAAGCTCCAAATTTTCTAATCTTCATTTCAAGTCACATTTAGGTAAAAATCCTTCCATACCGCCGAAACAAATTGTCAACAATCATTTTTCATCATGCAAATCGGCTATAAAGAAGTTCCAAAAATAAAAACACAGGAGCAGCCTCCTGTAACCGCTTAAAAAAAAATCATGAATTAGGATTTTCTGCCTATCAGGCAAGGTAGGGCTCCGTCTAACAAACTTGGGGCTTGCCAGAAAATTACTTCTAATCCATGTACTACGGATTACTCTACGTCCCCGCCGTGGTTAATTTAGAATGGGCTTCCCCCAAAAACAAAAAAGTCTCGCCAGAAGCAAGACCCTTTTCAGAATATAAACCCAAATATAACTTTAGAGATTAAAAGTTTCAATTGAAATTAAACTAAAATTCGGAAATTCAAATGAACCCGAACTTTAATTCGACTTTTTACTCCACGAACAAAATATTCAATCGAACATTTATATCGAGTCCAAAGTAAGCTGATTTTACTTTTAATTACAAATTGAAAAAAAAATTTTGCTATATTTTGAACAATCTGTAATTTACAAGCAGATTCATTAACAATCATCCAAAATCATTCGATAAAAATGGACAAAATTTTAGATATCGATAACATAGACTTGAAGATCATTTCGCTTCTCAATGAAGATGCCAAGACACCTTACACTGAAATAGCCAAAAAAGTCTTTGTGTCTTCAGGCACAGTTCACGTGCGCATGAAGAAACTAGAGGATATGGGTATCGTGAAAAGTGCGACTTTAAATATTGATTTTTCCAAGCTTGGCTATGACATATCCGCTTTTCTGGGAATTTATCTTGAGAAAAGCTCACTTTACGACACGGTGATCGAAAAACTTAAGACGATTTCAGAAGTAGTCAGTGCATACTATACAACTGGTAATTATTCGATTTTCGCAAAGATCATCTGTAGAGACACAAACCACCTTCGCTTTGTTCTTGACAACATCCAAAAAGTAGAAGGAATAGACAGAACTGAAACATTGATCGTTTTAGAAGAATCCATAAATAGGCCTATCCAGTTTTTTGACAAAGAGAAATAAGGCAATTAAGATTAAATCTAAATAAATGATTTGATCAAGAACTTTAAAATTGAAAAGTATTGAACCTTCAATACTTTTTTTTTGTAAAGACGGTATAGAACGGATAAAAAAGGCGTTTTCTATCGGTGGCATGTATGCCCGATAGAATTATCCAATGGGTAAAAACATAATATTTTGATTATATGTTGTACCTTCGCCGTTAAAATGTAATTAGTCTAAATAACTCAGCAACAATGAGCAAAGACAAT contains:
- a CDS encoding Lrp/AsnC ligand binding domain-containing protein; the encoded protein is MDKILDIDNIDLKIISLLNEDAKTPYTEIAKKVFVSSGTVHVRMKKLEDMGIVKSATLNIDFSKLGYDISAFLGIYLEKSSLYDTVIEKLKTISEVVSAYYTTGNYSIFAKIICRDTNHLRFVLDNIQKVEGIDRTETLIVLEESINRPIQFFDKEK